Proteins from one Cicer arietinum cultivar CDC Frontier isolate Library 1 chromosome 3, Cicar.CDCFrontier_v2.0, whole genome shotgun sequence genomic window:
- the LOC101498359 gene encoding protein DETOXIFICATION 14 → MKEAAMEESSNNWGWTKTRVKLMVEMKKMSNIAGPMVATSVLQYLLQVVSMMMVGHLNQLSLSSVAIATSLTNVSGFSILSGMAGGLETLCGQAYGAEQFEKFGIYTYTAIISLTMVCAPITIIWFFFDKILILIGQDTTISHEARTYALWLIPALFASAILKPLTRFFQTQSLISPMIISSFMVLCFHGVTCWTLVFKLGLGHIGAAISFSLGAWLNVMLLLSFVKYSSACDKTRVPFSKKAFLGIREFFGLAVPSAAMVCLKWWACELLVLLAGLFPNPKLETSVLSICLTISTLHFTISYGLGAAASTRVSNELGAGNPKTIRFSVCTAMFLAITEAAIITTILLGCRNVFGYAYTNDSVVVHYVAVMTPLLCASIFTDSLQAVLSGVARGSGWQHIGAYVNLGAFYVIGVPVGIVLGFISHFRSKGLWVGIVVGSIFQTLFLFIITALTNWKKQAMMARGRIFDATYSDESVTNHMTNG, encoded by the exons ATGAAGGAAGCTGCAATGGAAGAAAGTTCAAATAATTGGGGATGGACAAAAACAAGGGTAAAATTAATGGTGGAGATGAAGAAAATGAGTAATATAGCGGGACCAATGGTGGCCACGAGTGTGCTACAATATCTTCTACAAGTAGTATCAATGATGATGGTTGGACATCTTAATCAACTTTCACTTTCAAGTGTTGCTATTGCTACATCTCTCACCAATGTTTCTGGGTTCAGTATTTTA TCAGGCATGGCCGGTGGATTAGAAACTTTATGCGGGCAAGCTTATGGAGCAgaacaatttgaaaaatttggaATATATACATACACTGCCATAATATCCCTCACTATGGTTTGTGCCCCAATAACTATTATATGGTTTttctttgataaaatattaattctaaTAGGCCAAGACACCACAATCTCTCATGAAGCTCGTACATATGCACTTTGGTTAATACCTGCTCTATTTGCCTCAGCAATTCTTAAACCTCTCACACGTTTTTTCCAAACTCAAAGTTTAATTTCTCCAATGATTATTAGCTCCTTTATGGTTTTATGCTTCCATGGAGTAACATGTTGGACATTGGTATTTAAATTGGGGTTAGGACATATTGGTGCTGCAATTTCGTTTAGTTTAGGAGCTTGGTTGAATGTGATGTTGCTTTTGTCCTTTGTGAAGTATTCCTCTGCTTGTGACAAAACACGTGTACCTTTTTCTAAGAAGGCTTTTCTTGGTATTAGAGAATTCTTTGGCCTTGCTGTTCCTTCAGCAGCTATGGTTTG TCTTAAATGGTGGGCATGTGAGTTGCTTGTTTTGCTAGCTGGACTTTTTCCAAATCCGAAGTTGGAGACATCAGTTTTGTCTATATG CTTGACAATCTCTACATTGCACTTCACAATATCCTATGGACTTGGGGCTGCTGCTAG CACAAGAGTTTCAAATGAATTAGGAGCTGGGAATCCAAAAACAATTCGTTTTTCTGTTTGTACGGCAATGTTCCTTGCAATCACAGAGGCTGCCATTATAACTACAATTTTGTTAGGTTGCAGAAATGTCTTTGGTTATGCATATACCAATGATAGTGTGGTTGTTCATTATGTGGCTGTTATGACTCCTTTGTTATGCGCATCCATTTTTACAGATAGCTTGCAAGCAGTTCTTTCAG GGGTTGCTAGAGGAAGTGGGTGGCAACATATTGGAGCGTATGTGAATCTTGGAGCATTTTATGTAATTGGAGTACCTGTTGGTATAGTATTGGGCTTCATTTCACATTTCAGATCAAAAGGCCTTTGGGTTGGAATCGTTGTTGGATCCATTTTCCAAACACTTTTCCTTTTCATCATTACTGCTCTTACAAATTGGAAAAAACAG GCAATGATGGCAAGAGGGAGAATATTTGATGCCACTTATTCGGATGAAAGTGTAACAAATCACATGACCAATGGATAA